The window GAGCTCTATCGCATCGATCAGCTCGACCAGGCCACCCGCATCTACGGCGTCGCAGGCAATCCCATCGCCCACTCGCTCTCTCCACTCATGCAGAACAGCGCCTTTCACCGCGAGCGCATCAACGCCGTCTATCTGCCCCTGAAGACCGAAACCATCGGCGACTTGCTGCACCTCGTCCGCCATCTTCCGCTCAGCGGCATCAGCGTGACCATGCCGCTGAAACAGCAGGTACTGCCCCATCTGGCCAATGTCGACCCACTCACCGCCAAGCTGGGAGCCTGCAACACCATCCGCATGGGAGCCGACGGCAATCTCTACGGCTTCAACACCGACGTGGCAGGCATAATCCGCCCGCTCGAAAAGCGCATGTCCCTCCGCGGCGCACGCGTGCTCGTCCTGGGTGCCGGTGGCGCGGCCCGCGCGGCCGTCTACGGCCTCGTGGATAAGGGCGCCGAAGTCTCCATCTGGAGCCGCAAGGAAGCCAGCGCCCGCGAACTCGCAGCAAGCGCCGGAGCTCCAAACGGCAAAGCCTCATCCCCGTCCCAAGGCAAAGCGAAATGCATCCCACGCCAGCAAATCGCGGCCAGCGAATTCGACGTGCTCATCAACGCGACGCCGTGCGGCATGCACGGCAACGCGCACCCACTCCCTCTGGAAACGGAGGAGTGGCGCGCGCGGCTGGTCTTCGACCTGGTCTACAACCCGCTAGACACCCCGCTGCTCAAAGCCGCTCGCGCCCGGGGCATCCACACCATTCAGGGCGTGGAAATGTTCGTTCACCAGGGCGCACGCCAGTTCGAGCTGTGGACCGGTAAGCCCGCTCCCGAGAACGAGATGCTGCGCGTGGTGCTCTTCGCGCTCCACAAGGGCCACTAGTCCCTCTATCCTCCGCAAACGCCTCTGACCTGCTCCAGCGACAAACAGCAGCCCCGGACGATGTCCTAAAGCCATGTCCTAAATTGCTGTATCCGCGTCATGGCGTCCGAAGCCGGGCCGGTCTAACTTTGTTTTTGTCGGACTCCGAATTCGTAACTCCGGAATCCAAAGTTTGTAGGAGGAACACATGAAGAAACTGACCACTGCCGCAGGGGCGCCGGTCGTCGATAACCAGAACATTCAAACCGCAGGCCCGCGCGGCCCGGCGCTGTTGCAAGACGTGTGGTTCCTTGAAAAGATGGCCCACTTCGATCGCGAAGTGATCCCTGAACGCCGCATGCACGCCAAAGGCGCTGGCGCCCACGGAACATTCACCGTCACCCACGACATCACCAAGTACACCAAGGCAAAGATCTTCTCCGAAATCGGCAAGACGACCGACATGTTTGCCCGCTTTTCGACGGTCGCAGGCGAGCGCGGCGCAGCCGACGCCGAGCGCGACATCCGCGGATTCGCCCTCAAGTTCTACACCGAAGAGGGCAACTGGGATCTGGTCGGTAACAACACACCCGTCTTCTTCCTACGCGACCCCCTGAAGTTCCCGGACCTGAACCACGCCATCAAGCGCGATCCGCGCACCGGCATGCGCAGCGCCAACAGCAACTGGGATTTCTGGACCTCTCTCCCCGAGGCGCTTCACCAGGTCACAGTCGTGATGAGCGACCGTGGAATCCCGCGCAGCTTCCGTCACATGCACGGCTTCGGCAGCCACACCTACAGCTTCCTCAATGCGAAAAACGAGCGCTACTGGGTAAAGTTCACCTTCAAGACCCAGCAGGGTATCCAGAACCTGACCGACGCTGAGGCCACGGATCTCATTGGCAGAGATCGCGAGAGCCATCAGCGCGACCTCTACGAGAGCATCGAAAAGGGTGACTTTCCGCGCTGGACCCTCTACGTCCAGATCATGGAAGAGAAGGACGCGGCCACCTACCACATCAATCCCTTCGATCTCACCACCGTCTGGCCGCACGCGGACTACCCGCTCATCGAAGTCGGCTTCTTCGAACTGAACCGCAACCCCGACAACTTCTTCGCCGAGACCGAACAGGTAGCCTTCGCGCCCTCCAATATTGTTCCCGGCATCGGCTTCTCGCCGGACAAGATGCTCCAGGGCCGGCTCTTCTCCTACGGCGACGCGCAGCGCTACCGGCTCGGTGTCAACCACCATCAGATCCCGGTCAACGCACCGAAGTGCCCCTTCCACAGCTACCACCGAGACGGCCAGATGCGCGTCGACGGCAACAGAGGTGGAACCATCGCCTATGAACCCAACACCAAGAGCGAGTGGCAGCAACAGCCTGACTTCACGGAACCGCCGTTGGCCATCAGCGGAGACGCCTACCACTTCGACTTCCGCGTCGAGAATGACTACTACACCCAACCCGGAAACCTCTTCCGCATGTTGAGCGCAGAGGAAAAGCAGCGCCTCTTCGACAACACCGCGCGCGCCATGGGCGACGCGGAAAAACACGTCAAGGACACTCACATCGCGAACTGCACCAAGGCTGATCCAGCCTATGGCGCAGGAGTGGCGGAAGCGCTCGCCCGTCTCGCAGCCGGCTCCGAAGTCGTGCTCGCGTAACAGCTTATATGCCATAAATATTGCACGTAATGTAAGCCGAACTCAGGTCACGCAGGAGAATCCGCCTGCGGGGCCTGAGCCGGAACCCAAAAAATATCGAACCAAGTGCAACCACCCTAGTGGCGGATCAGTTGAAGGGTACGGGCTTTAGCCCGTACATGAATCGAGCAAGCTCAAGGGGCTTCAGCCCCTGAGGGAGAATCAAGAGCGAAATCACCCAGCAACCCGAAACGGGACACATTCCGTCCCGCGCCTCTCAACTTGCGATCCAAAGTGAACCACTCCTCTAGTCCCATACCCCGGTTCTCTATATATTGGTAGGGGATAGGTTTACGATGAACGATCCGCAGAACCTCGGTTTGGGAGAATTGGGTCAGCGCGTCCAGGCGATGAGCGACCCAGTCGCCGATTCGCGCCTGCGCCCCTACCAGGGAACGCCGCTTCCCGTCGGCCCAGCCTCGAACGGACGCACAATTCCGCCCTACGAGCCTATGGAAGATCTGCGTTCGGCTCCGCCACTTCCCCCACCCGTTTCTGCGCCATCCCCGGGGGCCGCACCAATGCCCGCCCCCTATGTAAGCCCGCAGTTTCAATCGGCGAATACATTCCCAAGTCAGATTCCGAACTCGGCCGCAAACCCGGTCTCGATTCCAGTCTCAAATCCGGCGCACAGCCAGTCTTCCGGCCAGATTCCAGCATCGGCGCCCGTCTATCCTTGGGAAACGGTAGCTTCTCACACCCAAGCCGCAGACCAGACGCCGTTCGCGCCATCCCAGCCGGCCTCGCCATCCCAAGCTGCGTCTGCAACGCAAAACCTGCTCGACGACCCGAATTTCCCGAAGTCCGGCTTGCAACGCGCCATCAATGCCGTGCGCTCGACCCTACCATTCGTAGCCAAGCTGCTGCCGCTGCTCGATGGCAACTTCGTCACCGCCGTCAGCGCGCTCGTCGCCCCGCAGCCAAGCCACCATCCTCCTCCGCCACCGGTCCGTGTCGACCTGGAACCGATCGAACGCGGCCTCGCCGAGGTGCGCAACAGTCACCGCGAGTTGCGCAGTCAGGTGCAGGATCAGGGAACCTCGCTCAAGCGCGTGGAAGACCAGCTCGAGCGAGTCCGTGAAGCCACCGACCGCAACACGCTCGAACAGCAGGAGATGGTCGAAGACCTGCGCGCTGTCGGCAGCCGCGTGAGCATGCTGGCGATCATCGGCCTCGTTCTTCTGCTCGGTTCCTTAGGCCTGAACGTCTGGTTCCTGATCCAGTTGCAGCACATCCTCCGCTAGCCGGCGATAACCAGTCCCAGCCCACGCCCCGACCCGGGCCCTCCCGCGTCGCACTCACCTTCCGCAATCTGGTCCTTCCGGACAAATCCCACGCTCTTTCGACGTGGCAAATAAATGCGTGACGACAAGGAACAGTATTTTCCTTGCGAGCCTGCCTGCTTTTTTCCAAAAAGAAGCCTCAGAAGCTCCATTTTTGGGCTTCCGATGCTCGACAGCATTGTTTTTCACTATAATGAAAACAGTTTCGACATTGCGAATACAACTTTCCGCATTTGTGCTTCCTTTCTGGAATTTCGGGATGCGAGACATTGCCAGTCGTATTTTGTACCCGCTACTATTCGCCATAGTTCAGTTCCCTTCGAGACTCAGGAACCAACTGCTCGATAACGGATGCAGGTTCATTTGGCTGCGCGAACTCTTTGGACGATGTAAACAGTCAACAAAAGGCGGCGATTACCCACGCCACCTCATGGAGCGTGTACGTTATGGCATGGTATGCCTATTGCATCGGTGAGAAACAAGCCTTTCCTGAATTAGCCCGCCATCGCAAACCAATCCCACTGGAGTCCGTACTTGGAGTCAGTGGCAACCAGGTTTTCCTCTATCCAGCCAGTGACTTAGCGATCGTCGTAAGCGAACACAACCCGGCAGAAACTCTAAATCAGAAGGCCGGCGTCGATCACGCCAGAGTTATCGCTGACTGCTTCAAACATTCCACAGTGTTACCCTTCCGTTTCGGTACAGTCTTTCAGGACGATGAAGGACTTCGTAAGTCCATCCGCTCCAATCAGCGCCAGTTTCAAGGCAACCTTGAACGGCTGCACGGCAAGACCGAAATGCATCTCAAAATCTATGTAGACGCTTGTTGCACTAAGGAAATGGATAGAAATCTCCCACTCGAAGGTGTGGGCAAGGAGTACCTTTCCAACCTCCGCGAGAACGCCACCAGGCAACGCGAACGCCAGACCAGGGCGCGGGCGGTGAGCTTCCAGATGCACCGCATGTTCTCTCCTTTGGACGAGGAAGTGAGCTGCCGGATGACGGAAAGCGGCAAAATGCTGCTCGACATTGCGCACCTGATCGATCGCAAATGCGTCGAGCGCTACCAGAACAAGTTCGCGACCACTAGCGCCATGATGAAGGAGTGCCAGTTACAGCTCTCCGGACCATGGCCGCCCTACCATTTCGTGCACCGTTTGACTCGCGGCGCACACACTCCGGCCCAAACCCCGGCGAATGCTTCCGCACCGGCTCCGGCGCCAGCCGCGCCACAGTTGGAGCCAGCACTGGCCGCCGTCTAACCCCTCCCAAACACAAAGAAGCCCCGGCCAAAAACCGGGGCTTCTTTTATTGCTATTTCCTGTCTTTCTATTCCGCCGGCGAGACACTCCGCCCGCCCTTGCGCGTCATCACGAACGACTTACGCCGGTCCGCCGCCGCATGGTCGATCTTCTTCCAGAACCCGATAAAGTAATCCACGGCTGAGATCACAGAGACAAGCGTCGCGAAGTAGATCGCAGTGATCGCCGTCCATTCGATTGGAATAATGACCCCGAAGAACTCCCACTGAAACCAGCGATGCGCCAGGATCGCCGAAACTACCGCCACAATCTGAATCACCGTTTTAAGCTTGCCAAGATCGCTCGCCTGGATGGTAAAACCCTCCGACGCCGCAATCGAACGCAGCCCCGAAATGAGGAACTCCCGGCCAATGATCACCACCGCGATCCACACCTTGACCACGCTCGGGTTATAGGCCACCAGCGCGATAAACGCCGCCGTGACCATGATCTTGTCCGCCAGCGGGTCCAGCAGAATTCCCATGGTCGTGATTTGGCCGCGCTTCCGCGCCAGGTAGCCATCCACGCCATCGGTAATAGAAGCCAGAATGAAGAGCACGGATGCCGCCAACTCCTGCTCCCCGGCAGCGCCACGCCACGGGAAATGAGGGGACAGAATCCAGAGCAGCAGTGGAATCATCACAATGCGGCTCAGCGTAATGGAGTTAGGCAGGTTCAATTGGCATCCGGGTGCGAGAACTGGGATACCTCTCGCCTTAGACGAATTATATGCGCAGCCTTCCCTGCGAGCGGACAAGCCTCCGCTCAACCTCCCATGTTGTTCCATTTGAGACACAGTCAGAGCAGCTTTGCATCCAATATGGTTCGCAATCCTCTTCGAGGCCCCAGATACATCTCTGCTCTGCAAGCACCTTCAGCAATTTTGCGAACGCCGTGTAACGTTCGCAGTCCATCGACCACTACTCTTCGTGCCTCCGTCATCGCGGAGAGAACGAAATTGCGCGCAGTCAGAAAGGCATTCCTCTCATGCTCAACGTTGCCTACCAATCATGCGGGTCGCTTGCCATCGCCACGCAGCCATCTGCGGATCGCCGATTCTTACGAAACCTGAACCACGATTCGCCGTCCCAGAGCCGATCGATGACTCAAAGCGTCTCTCTCTGGTGGCGCCGTATGCAGCTCGAACGGCGGTGCCGCTATACCGCGCGCCTCATGAAGCGCCTCGGCTGCTTCGACGATTCCGTCGCCGCTCACCTCCGCGAATACCCTGCGCCGCCTTCCGTCGACGAAATGTGCGCGCACTTCCTCTCTTCGCTCAAAAACCACAGGGACCCCGTGCTCCGCGCCGTCTCCGCCTTGGAGCTGGCCTGCATCTGGCCTGTCGACCCATTTGCCCCATTCGGAGCCCGTCCGCGAACCACCACCATCTACTGGGACCGCAACCCCAATCAAGTGATGGACGCACTCGACCGATCCGCCTCGCTCCCCGATCCCGAACCCCGCGTCCGTTATGTCCTCCGCATGGGTTCCGACACACCCAACGGCGTAACCTGCGTGCGCCAACTCCTGCGAGCCTAACTTCCCTTGCCCAAAAGAAACAGGAGGAGCCAAACGCCCCTCCTGTCTTGTTGTCTGCGAGTTAACTCGATTTACGCGTAAATCCCACGCTGCTTGATCGTAACCGCCACGCGATCGATGGCCAGCATGTAAGCCGCGATGCGGTTATTCACGTTATGCGCCTCTGCATAGCGAACCACATCCTCAAAGCTTTCGCGCAGAATCCCCTCCAGCCGCTCGATAACTTGCGCCTCGGGCCAGAAGTAACCTTGCCGATCCTGCACCCATTCAAAATAACTCGCAGTTACCCCACCCGAGTTAGCCAGAATATCCGGCACGACAAAGATTCGCTTTTCCGCAAGTATCTCGTCGGCTACGGCCGTCGTCGGCCCATTGGCGCCTTCCACCAGAATCTTCGCCTTGATGCGGTCGGCGTTGCGGCTCGTAATGACATTTTCCGTAGCGGCGGGAATCAGGATGTCGCATTCGGTAAGCAGAACTTCCTCGCTGGGCATCGCCTCCGCATTGCGGAACCCGAGCGTCGTCCCGTTGCGCTCCTTGTAAGCCAGCAGTTGGTGCACATCGATGCCAGCCGGGTTGTACAGCCCGCCATCATACTCGGCAATGCCGACAATCTTGTAACCGTGGTCGGCCATCAACCGCGCTGTGTTCGAACCAACGTTCCCAAAGCCCTGAATAATCACCCGGCAGCCTTCGCGAGGCAGTTTCAGGTAACGCAGGCTCTCGTCGCACATCACCATAACGCCGCGTCCGGTCGCCTCTTGGCGTCCGCGCGACCCGCCGATGTTGAGCGGCTTGCCGGTCACGACGCTGGTGACGGTCTGGCGCATGTGCATCGAGTAGGTGTCCATGATCCAGGCCATCGTCTGTTCATTGGTGTTCACGTCGGGCGCGGGAACATCCTTTTCCGGCCCGATAAACTCGATGATCTCCGAGGTGTAGCGGCGCGTCATGCGCTCCAGTTCGCCTTGGGACATCTGTTTGGGGTTGCAGATCACTCCGCCCTTAGCCCCGCCAAAGGGGATGTTGACGACAGCGCACTTCCAGGTCATCCAGCTCGCCAGTGCGCGAACTTCGTCGAGAGTGACGTCGGGTGAGTAGCGAATGCCTCCCTTGCCGGGGCCGCGAGCCTGCGAGTGCTGCACGCGATAGCCGGTGAAAAGCTCAAAGCGGCCGTCGTCCATCATCACCGGGAAATGCACGATGATCTCGCGCGAAGGAGAACTGAGAACCTTCCAAAGACCTGGATCAAGGTTCAGTTTGCGTGCTGCAAAGTCAAATCGAGCGCTCTGTGCCTCCCAGGGATTGATCTCCTGTTCGAGCGTAATGGTTGCCATTTCGAGTTATCTCCAATTCCGTCGCTGAGGGTCCTTTTCCGCCCCCAACTCGCCGCTTCCGGCGAAGATGCCCTGCACACTCTATCGGCCCAAACTCGCCTATTTATAGTGTGTTAGACGCAGCGTTCCGTTTCTCCGGTTCGATAATTCGGGAGTGCTCCGGCCCGTTCGGCTGTCCCCGTTCTCTCGTTTCCCGCCCACCCGAAACACTTCGTCGGGTACCGTAGCGGGAATCGTGACCGCAATCCCATTTCCATCGACCCGGGAACCAGCTGCTCCGGGCCGGTGGTGTAGCCAAACTCGATGAGTCTAGGTTCCCCCGGAAGCGTCAGTCAACCCCACAATGGTCATATTGGCCTGACACTTGCGGGTCGGAACCAAAGGACGCAACCACTCCAGTATCGTGGAAAGCCCTCAAACTTTCCATAACCCCGAATAAATGTTTGTTATATGACGCATAAAAATGTCCAGCTACCGGTCCAGATAATCTGAAATGATACCTTCGGACTTGAATTGCAACCATGCCCCGGGCAGCCATCGTCGGCAGCGGTCCCAACGGCCTCAGCGCCGCCATCACCCTCGCGCAGGCTGGTATTGAAACCCGCGTCTACGAGGGCCGCGACACAATCGGCGGGGCGGCATCGACGGCCGAAGTCACATTGCCGGGCTTCTGCCACGATCTCGGTGCGTCAGTCTTTCCCATGGCGGCAGCCAGCCCATTCTTCCAGCCCTTGCCCTTGCGCGACTTCGGACTGAACTGGATCGAGCCGTCCGCCCCGCTCGCCCACCCCCTCGACGACGGCACAGCCGTGATGCTTGAACACGATCTCGTCGCAACCGCCGACGGACTGGGAGTCGACGGCGCAGCCTGGACGCGGCTGATGCGGCCCCTGATCGACCACTGGCCCAATCTGTGCCGGGAAATCCTCGGTCCCGTCATCCACTGGCCCTCGCATCCGATCCTGATGGCGCACTTCGGCATCTTCGCCGCGCTCCCTGCCGCAACCCTCGCCCGAACCATCTTTCGCGGAGCGCGAGCAAGAGCCTTATTCGCCGGAAACGCAGCCCATTCGGTCCTCCCACTGGAGTCCCCGTTCAGTTCCGCTGTCGCTCTGGTTCTGGCCGCCGCAGGCCAAACCACGGGCTGGCCAATCGCCGCCGGAGGAGCGCAGCCCATCTCGGACGCACTGGCAGGCTATCTGCAAAGCCTCGGTGGACGCATCGAACCCGGGCACTCAGTCCAATCCCCAACCGAATTGCAGGGCTTCGACGCAATCCTCTGCGACATATCTCCCCGAGGACTGCTCGCAATCGCCAGGTCCGAGCTTCCAGCCAGTTACAACCACCAGCTCACGAACTATCGCTTCGGTCCCGGCGCGTTCAAAGTCGACTGGGCGCTCTCCGAACCGATTCCCTGGAAAGCCCGCGACTGCCTGCGCGCTGCAACCGTTCACGTAGGCGGCACATTCGAAGAGATTGCAGCCTCCGAACGCGCTCCGTGGGCCAGCCAAGAGGCCAAACGAGGGACCGAGCAATGGACCGGACAAGTCCCCGAAAAGCCCTTCGTCCTCGTAACCCAACCCAGCCTCTTCGACCCCGGCCGCGCTCCAGAGGGCAAACACACCGCCTGGGGTTACTGCCACGTCCCCAACGGCTACGCCGGGTCGTCGGAAGCGGTACTCAACGCCATAGAATCCCAGGTGCGGCGTTTCGCGCCCGGCTTTCGCGACTGCATCCTCGCCCGCCGCGTCACAAGCACCGCCCAATTCGAATCCTGGAATCCAAACCTGGTCGGCGGCGACCTGTCCGGCGGCGCAATGACCCTCCGTCAGCTAATCTTCCGCCCAACCCCCACGCTCTACCGCACACCCCGCCAAGGACTCTACCTCTGCAGCGCCAGCACACCGCCAGGCGGCGGAGTCCACGGCATGTGCGGCCATCAGGCAGCAATAGCGGCATTGCAAGACCTGAGCGGCAAGAGAAGAAAATAGTCCCTATTCCCGGCTCCCTGTTCCTTGTTTTTTCGGCAGCTCCTGCGGCGTCCAATAAGGCTCCGTAGCCGGAATAAAGTGAACCGGCAGCGACGGAAACATCGGACGCAACCATTGCGTGCAGTAATCCATCCCAGCCTCTTCCGAAGTCAGATGTCCCAGCAAAATCAGTGCCTTGCGCCGCCCCTGAAGCTGCGCGTCGCGAACATACTCCACCGTCTCCCACTCCGAGGCTTCCCCAGCCACTAGCACTTCCACATCGTCCCGCTCCAGCGCCTTCGCCTGCTTCGCCTCACCCGAAGCTCCTGGCCGGTACGCCACCTTCGTGATCTTCATCCCCGGATCGCCGACGATCCGCACCGCGCGTGCATGGAAACGCCGCTGCAGATCCTTCGCCAGACCCAAAACCGTAGTCTGCGGCAGCGTAAAAAACATCTGCGTCTCAGAGGAAGGACCGGGATTCTGATACTGCTTCCACCCGGCCTGCGCAACAAACCCCTCCACAATCCCATCCGGATCGCGCAAATGCCATGTATCGTGAAAACGCCAGATCACCAGATGATGCTCGCGAATATAAGCCAGCTTCTCCTTGTAAACCGGATCATCCACAAACAGCGTCGGATCATCGAGATGGTTATAGAACGTAGGCTCGTGCGTCACGATCAGGTTGTCGCCAGCCTCAACTGCTTGGCGCAGCACATCCATGCTCGGAGTAAAGGTCGTCACGATCCCGGTTACCACTGTCGCCGGATCGCCAGCCTTGATCGTGTCCACCGTATTCGCTGGCAGCGTAGCTCCCGTAGCCTTCACAATGCGGTCAATCACCTGCGACGCAGTCAGCGAGCCGTGATCCAGCGAGGAGTCCTGTGCCAGAAGATAAGGCGCGGTTGCCATCAATGAGATCGTCACCGAGGCAACAAAATAGGCAGTAATAAACAGCTTGGATCGAAGCATGGCTCAGCGTAACAAATGTCGGTGCTTCATCGAAGAGCAGCGGAGGCCCGCGTAAAGCCGCAAGCCATTTACACTTGGTGTGTCATGGCCCACGCAGACCCCGATCATCTCGGCATCCAGCCCACGCGCAAGGAATTTTTGGCGCTCGCCAAAAACCACACCCTCGTCCCCGTCTTCCGCACCCTGACGGCCGACCTCGAAACCCCGGTCTCCGCATTCCTCCGCGCCGCCTGGGAATCCCCCGAGTGCTTCCTGCTGGAGTCTGTAGAAAACGGCGAGCAGATCGGCCGCTACACCTTCATCGGGCTCAATCCCTACAAGCGTATCGTTGCCCGAGGCCGCTCCATCACCATCTCCGAAGGCAAAAAGACCGTTCAGATCGAGGGCGACGTCTTCGCCATCCTGCGCGAAGCCCTCAGCGGACACACCCCAGCCCGCCTTCCCGGTCTGCCACCCTTCACCGCCGGAGCAGTCGGCTTCCTCAGCTACGACGTCGTCCGCCAGATCGAAAAACTCCCCGCCACGGCCGCCGACGAACTCCATGTTCCCGACGCCTGCCTGCTCTTCTTCGACGAAGTCCTCGCCTTCGACCACGTCCGCAAAGAGATCCACCTCGTAGTCACAGCAGACGTGACCCTCAACTCTGCCACACAAGCGCACGCCGACGCGGTCAAACGCCTCGCACGCCTCGAAAAACGACTAGCCCGCCCGCTGCCCAAACTGCCCAAACCCACCGGCCGAGCCGGAAAAGACAAGGGCAAGCTCAAAATCACCCACCGCACCCGCAAAAAGGACTACCTCGCCGCCGTCGAGCGCACCCGCGAATACATCCGCGCCGGCGACGTCTTCCAGGCCGTCCTCTCGCAGCGCCTCGACGTCGAGCCAGGAGTCGACCCCTTCGCCGTCTACCGCGCCCTGCGCATCGTCAATCCCTCGCCCTACATGTTCTACCTGCGCACGACGCCTGACGGAGTCCCGGCCTCGAAATCGAAGAAGTCCGCCCGCGCCGCCGGTCCTCTCGAAGTCGCCGGCTCATCCCCCGAGATGCTCGTCCGCGTCAGCCAAACAAAAGACGGCAGCAAAGTCGAATACCGCCCCATCGCCGGTACCCGCAAGCGCAGTTCCGAAGAAGCCAAAGACCTCGCCCTCGAAACCGAAATGCTCACCGACGAAAAGGAGCGCGCCGAGCACGTCATGCTCGTCGATCTCGGCCGCAACGACGTAGGCCGCGTCAGCGAATACGGCACCGTCAAAGTCGACCGGCTCATGTTCGTCGAGCGCTACAGCCACGTCATGCACCTGGTCAGCACCATCCAGGGCAAGCTCCGCAACGGCCTCAGCGCCGTCGACGCCCTGCGCGCCTGCTTTCCCGCCGGCACGCTCTCCGGCGCTCCCAAAGTCCGCGCCATGGAGATCATCGAAGAGCTCGAACCCGCCCGCCGCGGCATCTACGGCGGAGCCGTCCTCTACGCCGACTTCTCCGGCAACCTCGACTCCTGCATCACCATCCGCTCCATGGTCGCCCAAAGCGGCCAGGGACACATCCAGGCCGGAGCGGGCATCGTAGCCGACTCAATCCCCGAAGCCGAATATCAGGAATGCCTCAACAAGGCGCAAGCCGTCCTGCGCGCCATTGAGCGTGCACGCGACCTTTAGGCTCCCATCGAATCTGCCTT is drawn from Acidicapsa acidisoli and contains these coding sequences:
- the aroE gene encoding shikimate dehydrogenase is translated as MLHHASISPAAYLRSRAGRVCVALRGSTVAEILARAETALAESQFLEFRLDSIDHPAAAVAPIAEFLAERKDIAAIATCRRKPYGGGFSGTLQQELAILRTAAESGFALVDLEIESAEECSPSDLEKLRETDAALLISFHDFQHSVDPEQAFERIQRFEPDFVKIVNTAHTLTDSLNLLHWITQRSVDAQVVGIAMGEAGVVSRVLSLRAGSAFTFASAPDGAETAPGQMTARTLKELYRIDQLDQATRIYGVAGNPIAHSLSPLMQNSAFHRERINAVYLPLKTETIGDLLHLVRHLPLSGISVTMPLKQQVLPHLANVDPLTAKLGACNTIRMGADGNLYGFNTDVAGIIRPLEKRMSLRGARVLVLGAGGAARAAVYGLVDKGAEVSIWSRKEASARELAASAGAPNGKASSPSQGKAKCIPRQQIAASEFDVLINATPCGMHGNAHPLPLETEEWRARLVFDLVYNPLDTPLLKAARARGIHTIQGVEMFVHQGARQFELWTGKPAPENEMLRVVLFALHKGH
- a CDS encoding catalase → MKKLTTAAGAPVVDNQNIQTAGPRGPALLQDVWFLEKMAHFDREVIPERRMHAKGAGAHGTFTVTHDITKYTKAKIFSEIGKTTDMFARFSTVAGERGAADAERDIRGFALKFYTEEGNWDLVGNNTPVFFLRDPLKFPDLNHAIKRDPRTGMRSANSNWDFWTSLPEALHQVTVVMSDRGIPRSFRHMHGFGSHTYSFLNAKNERYWVKFTFKTQQGIQNLTDAEATDLIGRDRESHQRDLYESIEKGDFPRWTLYVQIMEEKDAATYHINPFDLTTVWPHADYPLIEVGFFELNRNPDNFFAETEQVAFAPSNIVPGIGFSPDKMLQGRLFSYGDAQRYRLGVNHHQIPVNAPKCPFHSYHRDGQMRVDGNRGGTIAYEPNTKSEWQQQPDFTEPPLAISGDAYHFDFRVENDYYTQPGNLFRMLSAEEKQRLFDNTARAMGDAEKHVKDTHIANCTKADPAYGAGVAEALARLAAGSEVVLA
- a CDS encoding GvpL/GvpF family gas vesicle protein, encoding MAWYAYCIGEKQAFPELARHRKPIPLESVLGVSGNQVFLYPASDLAIVVSEHNPAETLNQKAGVDHARVIADCFKHSTVLPFRFGTVFQDDEGLRKSIRSNQRQFQGNLERLHGKTEMHLKIYVDACCTKEMDRNLPLEGVGKEYLSNLRENATRQRERQTRARAVSFQMHRMFSPLDEEVSCRMTESGKMLLDIAHLIDRKCVERYQNKFATTSAMMKECQLQLSGPWPPYHFVHRLTRGAHTPAQTPANASAPAPAPAAPQLEPALAAV
- the pgsA gene encoding CDP-diacylglycerol--glycerol-3-phosphate 3-phosphatidyltransferase, with protein sequence MNLPNSITLSRIVMIPLLLWILSPHFPWRGAAGEQELAASVLFILASITDGVDGYLARKRGQITTMGILLDPLADKIMVTAAFIALVAYNPSVVKVWIAVVIIGREFLISGLRSIAASEGFTIQASDLGKLKTVIQIVAVVSAILAHRWFQWEFFGVIIPIEWTAITAIYFATLVSVISAVDYFIGFWKKIDHAAADRRKSFVMTRKGGRSVSPAE
- a CDS encoding Glu/Leu/Phe/Val family dehydrogenase, which encodes MATITLEQEINPWEAQSARFDFAARKLNLDPGLWKVLSSPSREIIVHFPVMMDDGRFELFTGYRVQHSQARGPGKGGIRYSPDVTLDEVRALASWMTWKCAVVNIPFGGAKGGVICNPKQMSQGELERMTRRYTSEIIEFIGPEKDVPAPDVNTNEQTMAWIMDTYSMHMRQTVTSVVTGKPLNIGGSRGRQEATGRGVMVMCDESLRYLKLPREGCRVIIQGFGNVGSNTARLMADHGYKIVGIAEYDGGLYNPAGIDVHQLLAYKERNGTTLGFRNAEAMPSEEVLLTECDILIPAATENVITSRNADRIKAKILVEGANGPTTAVADEILAEKRIFVVPDILANSGGVTASYFEWVQDRQGYFWPEAQVIERLEGILRESFEDVVRYAEAHNVNNRIAAYMLAIDRVAVTIKQRGIYA
- a CDS encoding phytoene desaturase family protein, which gives rise to MPRAAIVGSGPNGLSAAITLAQAGIETRVYEGRDTIGGAASTAEVTLPGFCHDLGASVFPMAAASPFFQPLPLRDFGLNWIEPSAPLAHPLDDGTAVMLEHDLVATADGLGVDGAAWTRLMRPLIDHWPNLCREILGPVIHWPSHPILMAHFGIFAALPAATLARTIFRGARARALFAGNAAHSVLPLESPFSSAVALVLAAAGQTTGWPIAAGGAQPISDALAGYLQSLGGRIEPGHSVQSPTELQGFDAILCDISPRGLLAIARSELPASYNHQLTNYRFGPGAFKVDWALSEPIPWKARDCLRAATVHVGGTFEEIAASERAPWASQEAKRGTEQWTGQVPEKPFVLVTQPSLFDPGRAPEGKHTAWGYCHVPNGYAGSSEAVLNAIESQVRRFAPGFRDCILARRVTSTAQFESWNPNLVGGDLSGGAMTLRQLIFRPTPTLYRTPRQGLYLCSASTPPGGGVHGMCGHQAAIAALQDLSGKRRK
- a CDS encoding Nif3-like dinuclear metal center hexameric protein; its protein translation is MLRSKLFITAYFVASVTISLMATAPYLLAQDSSLDHGSLTASQVIDRIVKATGATLPANTVDTIKAGDPATVVTGIVTTFTPSMDVLRQAVEAGDNLIVTHEPTFYNHLDDPTLFVDDPVYKEKLAYIREHHLVIWRFHDTWHLRDPDGIVEGFVAQAGWKQYQNPGPSSETQMFFTLPQTTVLGLAKDLQRRFHARAVRIVGDPGMKITKVAYRPGASGEAKQAKALERDDVEVLVAGEASEWETVEYVRDAQLQGRRKALILLGHLTSEEAGMDYCTQWLRPMFPSLPVHFIPATEPYWTPQELPKKQGTGSRE